From Streptomyces sp. 6-11-2, one genomic window encodes:
- a CDS encoding copper resistance protein CopC: protein MRRGRVRRRRLGKLTLLGAVLVLFLLGGAGPASAHAALRGADPADGTVLETAPGTITLAFTESVSLLDDSFRLFDPEGRRVRTGEPQHAPGRPDTARVAFPEGLGEGTFTVAWRVVSADSHPVSGAFTFSVGKPSPTMAAIDTGPSENPTTRGLYDLARYTAYGAAALLIGTAAFALLCRPPNASPLRKPLVAGWWALLASTLALLVLRAPYETGTGPVSAFDPAAVSRTLTGRPGLMLLARLALLAPAAVLLVRLSRRRPEEKPARVILAAGAALALALALTWAGSEHASAGIQVPVAMTSSVLHLLAMAVWLGGLTALLTILQHVSADEPEAGHGETEPGPRAREAVTVASEGSGGRTAVAVPVAEAASAVAPSADGPALTAAVARFSRIAFGAVTVLVVTGVYQSWRGLGSWATLTGTAYGRLLLVKLVVVALLLAVAARSRRWTARLVTADAEPAVRDGKAPAVPDGEARAEDPGTKAPAPALAPAPDSCRRALRRSVLAEVAVGIAVLVFTTVLAGTLPGRAAAEAAQAAPEAGVPGASVTIIPFDVGTPGGHGKVQITLEPGRVGQNAVEAVVYGPDGGLTIVPELRLSLSLPAQKIGPIDAGLTNRGGYWGTDSLNLPIPGTWTVKATVRVSEIDQVSVERKVRILR, encoded by the coding sequence GTGCGCCGTGGACGCGTACGGCGGCGACGGCTTGGGAAGCTGACGCTGCTCGGCGCGGTACTGGTCCTGTTCCTCCTCGGCGGCGCCGGACCCGCCTCCGCCCACGCCGCCCTGCGGGGCGCGGACCCCGCCGACGGAACCGTCCTCGAGACGGCGCCCGGCACGATCACTCTCGCCTTCACCGAGTCCGTCAGCCTGCTCGACGACTCCTTCCGCCTGTTCGACCCCGAGGGGCGGCGGGTGCGCACGGGCGAGCCGCAGCACGCGCCCGGACGACCGGACACGGCCCGGGTGGCGTTCCCGGAGGGGCTGGGCGAAGGCACGTTCACCGTGGCGTGGCGGGTGGTGTCGGCCGACAGCCACCCCGTCTCCGGCGCCTTCACCTTCTCCGTGGGCAAGCCGTCCCCGACGATGGCCGCGATCGACACCGGCCCGTCCGAGAACCCCACGACCCGCGGCCTCTACGACCTCGCCCGCTACACCGCCTACGGCGCCGCGGCCCTGCTCATCGGTACGGCGGCCTTCGCGTTGCTGTGCCGCCCGCCGAACGCGAGCCCGCTGCGCAAGCCGCTGGTGGCGGGCTGGTGGGCACTGCTGGCCTCCACGCTCGCCCTGCTCGTGCTGCGGGCGCCCTACGAGACCGGTACCGGTCCGGTGTCGGCCTTCGACCCCGCGGCCGTCTCCCGCACCCTGACCGGCCGCCCCGGTCTGATGCTGCTGGCCCGCCTGGCCCTGCTCGCGCCGGCGGCCGTCCTCCTCGTACGGCTGTCCCGGCGGCGGCCGGAGGAGAAGCCCGCGCGCGTGATCCTGGCGGCGGGCGCCGCGCTGGCCCTGGCCCTGGCACTGACGTGGGCGGGGTCCGAGCACGCCTCGGCCGGTATCCAGGTTCCGGTGGCGATGACCTCGTCGGTGCTGCATCTGCTGGCGATGGCGGTCTGGCTGGGCGGCCTGACGGCCCTCCTGACCATCCTTCAGCACGTCTCGGCGGACGAGCCGGAGGCGGGACACGGCGAGACGGAGCCGGGGCCGAGGGCAAGGGAGGCAGTCACGGTCGCCTCCGAAGGCAGCGGTGGCCGTACAGCGGTCGCGGTCCCGGTCGCCGAGGCAGCCAGCGCGGTGGCGCCTTCCGCCGACGGTCCCGCGCTGACCGCGGCGGTGGCGCGCTTCTCCCGGATCGCCTTCGGCGCCGTCACCGTCCTCGTCGTCACCGGGGTCTACCAGTCCTGGCGAGGCCTCGGCTCCTGGGCCACGCTCACCGGCACGGCGTACGGCCGGTTGCTGCTGGTCAAACTCGTCGTGGTGGCACTGCTGCTGGCCGTGGCGGCCCGTTCCCGGCGCTGGACGGCACGGCTGGTGACGGCGGACGCGGAGCCGGCCGTACGAGACGGGAAGGCGCCGGCGGTACCCGACGGGGAGGCACGAGCGGAGGACCCCGGGACGAAGGCACCCGCGCCCGCACTTGCGCCCGCCCCCGACTCCTGCCGTCGTGCTCTGCGCCGCTCGGTCCTGGCCGAGGTCGCCGTGGGCATCGCGGTCCTGGTCTTCACCACGGTGCTGGCCGGCACCCTGCCGGGCCGCGCGGCCGCCGAGGCGGCCCAGGCCGCGCCCGAGGCCGGGGTTCCTGGAGCCTCCGTCACGATCATTCCGTTCGACGTCGGCACCCCGGGCGGTCACGGCAAGGTGCAGATCACCCTGGAACCGGGTCGCGTCGGCCAGAACGCCGTGGAGGCCGTCGTCTACGGCCCGGACGGCGGCCTGACCATCGTTCCCGAACTGCGCCTGTCCCTGTCCCTGCCCGCACAGAAGATCGGACCCATCGACGCCGGGCTCACCAACAGGGGCGGCTACTGGGGAACCGACTCCCTCAACCTCCCGATCCCCGGCACCTGGACCGTGAAGGCGACGGTACGGGTGTCGGAGATCGACCAGGTGAGCGTGGAACGGAAGGTCCGGATCCTGCGCTAG
- a CDS encoding CBS domain-containing protein, with translation MTTAREIMHTGATCVQESETLEDAARRMKEMDVGALPICGPDDRLHGIITDRDIVVQCLAKGKDPRTMTAGELEQGKPITIDANADSGSVLRTMEEHRIRRLPVIENHRLVGMISESDLSRTLPETQVGHFVEAVCATA, from the coding sequence ATGACCACCGCACGGGAGATCATGCACACCGGTGCCACATGCGTCCAGGAGAGCGAGACGCTGGAGGACGCGGCGCGCCGGATGAAGGAGATGGACGTCGGAGCCCTGCCGATCTGCGGGCCCGACGACCGCCTCCACGGGATCATCACGGACCGCGACATCGTGGTGCAGTGCCTCGCCAAGGGGAAGGACCCCCGGACCATGACGGCGGGTGAGCTGGAGCAGGGCAAGCCGATCACGATCGACGCGAACGCCGACAGCGGCAGTGTCCTGCGGACCATGGAGGAACACCGGATCCGCAGGCTGCCCGTCATCGAGAACCACCGCCTGGTCGGCATGATCAGCGAGTCGGACCTCTCACGCACTCTGCCGGAGACGCAGGTGGGCCACTTCGTCGAGGCCGTCTGCGCGACCGCCTGA
- a CDS encoding HdeD family acid-resistance protein, with product MTEPPSSGPESPAYDDRRVHAMRDPREPRTSPPPRYEPPLEGLLHLLSHAAWQAVLATGAAALILGVLVLLWPGASLLAAGILFGIYLLVSGVLQLVSAFGTHKTTSLRVLAFISGTLSILLGLLCFRGATQSILLLALWIGIGWLIRGITLTIAALDDRGAPARGWQIFLGILTFVAGIVLIDAPLRSAAVLIVLGGWWLVVVGIFEIVTAFRIRGHAERGPRTV from the coding sequence ATGACCGAGCCACCGAGCAGCGGCCCCGAAAGCCCGGCGTACGACGATCGCCGCGTCCACGCCATGCGTGACCCACGGGAGCCGCGGACATCGCCGCCCCCGCGGTACGAACCGCCGCTGGAAGGACTCCTGCACCTTCTGTCCCACGCCGCCTGGCAGGCGGTCCTCGCCACCGGTGCGGCCGCCCTGATCCTCGGCGTCCTGGTGCTGCTCTGGCCGGGCGCCTCCCTGCTGGCCGCCGGAATCCTCTTCGGGATCTACCTGCTGGTCAGTGGCGTGCTCCAACTGGTCTCCGCGTTCGGCACCCACAAGACGACCTCGTTGCGCGTGCTGGCCTTCATCAGCGGCACCCTGTCGATCCTGCTGGGCCTGCTGTGCTTCCGCGGCGCCACGCAGTCGATCCTGCTGCTCGCGCTGTGGATCGGCATCGGCTGGCTGATCCGCGGCATCACCCTGACGATCGCCGCCCTCGACGACCGCGGCGCGCCCGCGCGCGGCTGGCAGATCTTCCTCGGCATCCTCACCTTCGTCGCCGGCATCGTGCTGATCGACGCCCCGCTCCGGTCGGCCGCGGTGCTCATCGTGCTCGGCGGCTGGTGGCTGGTGGTGGTCGGCATCTTCGAGATCGTCACCGCCTTCCGCATCCGCGGGCACGCCGAACGCGGCCCCCGCACCGTGTGA
- a CDS encoding HhH-GPD-type base excision DNA repair protein, with protein MDVTLHLAQDPEADALLGRSPLAALVGMLLDQQIPMEWAFTGPATIAGRMGTDDLDAHEIVAFEPETFARLLSDKPAVHRYPASMAKRIQQLCQYLVEHYDGDPETIWRDVDSGRELLRRLEELPGFGKQKAQIFLALLGKQLGVRPTGWREAAGAYGEPDSFRSVADITGPESLARVRAHKQELKAAAKAAKAGKGTKSPGK; from the coding sequence ATGGACGTCACCCTTCACCTCGCCCAGGACCCCGAGGCCGACGCACTCCTCGGCCGCAGTCCGCTCGCCGCACTGGTCGGCATGCTGCTGGACCAGCAGATCCCGATGGAGTGGGCGTTCACCGGGCCGGCGACGATCGCCGGGCGCATGGGCACCGACGACCTGGACGCCCACGAGATCGTGGCCTTCGAGCCGGAGACGTTCGCCCGGCTCCTGTCGGACAAGCCGGCCGTGCACCGCTACCCGGCGTCGATGGCCAAGCGGATCCAGCAGCTGTGCCAATACCTCGTCGAACACTACGACGGCGACCCCGAGACCATCTGGCGGGACGTCGACAGCGGGCGCGAGCTTCTGCGACGCCTCGAGGAGCTGCCCGGTTTCGGCAAGCAGAAGGCACAGATCTTCCTGGCGCTGCTCGGCAAGCAGCTCGGTGTGCGGCCCACGGGGTGGCGGGAGGCCGCGGGAGCGTACGGCGAGCCGGACTCCTTCCGGTCCGTCGCGGACATCACCGGGCCCGAGTCGCTGGCCAGAGTGCGGGCGCACAAGCAGGAGCTGAAGGCGGCGGCCAAGGCCGCCAAAGCGGGCAAGGGGACGAAGTCCCCCGGGAAGTGA
- a CDS encoding MarR family winged helix-turn-helix transcriptional regulator gives MSAQPRSELPLPGPATEAPDARLLTEAVTRLRRALRASIRTDYPWEKLPMAQVELLQVLGEHSPARISDLAARQRLAPSTVSGLIGQMITTGLVAREVDSADRRASVVTLTDAGRDQLAAWTTAHERRMDAALASLDGADRAAVAAALPALFQLAEQLGQLDDGGVAG, from the coding sequence ATGTCCGCGCAGCCCCGCTCCGAGCTTCCCCTGCCCGGCCCCGCCACCGAGGCGCCGGACGCCCGGCTGCTCACCGAGGCTGTCACCCGCCTGCGGCGCGCCCTGCGGGCCTCGATCCGCACCGACTATCCGTGGGAGAAGCTGCCCATGGCCCAGGTCGAGCTGCTCCAGGTGCTCGGTGAGCACTCGCCCGCCCGGATCAGCGACCTCGCCGCCCGCCAGCGACTCGCGCCGAGCACCGTCAGCGGACTGATCGGCCAGATGATCACCACGGGCCTGGTCGCGCGCGAGGTCGACTCCGCCGACCGCCGCGCTTCCGTCGTCACTCTCACCGACGCCGGACGGGACCAGCTCGCCGCGTGGACCACCGCCCACGAACGCCGCATGGACGCCGCGCTGGCCTCGCTGGACGGCGCCGATCGGGCCGCCGTCGCCGCCGCCCTGCCCGCTCTCTTTCAACTTGCCGAGCAACTCGGTCAGTTGGACGATGGCGGGGTCGCGGGCTGA
- a CDS encoding magnesium transporter MgtE N-terminal domain-containing protein → MVDRGDRSLGRLSDVIVRLRGADYPVVTGLVVGVGGRELFVPVEQVAALDAEGLVELESARLDLRPFERREGEVLLRADVLGHRLIDVGEARLVRAQDVELAERDGQWLLSGVDTHRPHRLLGIFGDRATGHACRDWKAFEPLIGHSRSALVRRPTARIRRLRPAEIADLLEDASRDEEREILGDVRQDPELEADVFEELEEDRASRLLNARTDEEIAAVLARMRADDAADAIDDLRQGRRRTVLELLPAGQRAKVLTLMGFNPDSAGGLMGMDFLTLPPDTPASEAEAAVRRASRLQPEALTSVYTADEEGRLLGWVRLVTVLQSDPAVRLGEVSEADPVRVGPDTDLVDVALLMTDYNLITLPVVDDEGVLLGVITVDDVLEATLPEDWRRREVAPPPDAHRTAEAGGTAAVGGITGAGGITEAGSPTGGGGITEAGSPTGGGGITEAGSTTGVGGTAEAGSTTGVGGTAEAGSATGLEGREEPSP, encoded by the coding sequence GTGGTGGACCGGGGTGACCGGTCGCTCGGCCGGCTCTCCGACGTGATCGTCCGGCTGCGCGGCGCCGACTACCCGGTGGTGACCGGGCTCGTGGTCGGCGTGGGTGGCCGTGAGCTGTTCGTCCCCGTGGAGCAGGTGGCCGCGCTCGACGCCGAGGGCCTGGTGGAGCTCGAAAGCGCACGGCTGGACCTGCGGCCGTTCGAACGCCGCGAGGGCGAGGTGCTGCTGCGGGCGGACGTGCTGGGCCACCGGCTGATCGATGTCGGCGAGGCGCGCCTGGTCCGCGCGCAGGACGTGGAACTGGCCGAACGGGACGGCCAGTGGCTGCTGTCGGGCGTGGACACGCACCGGCCGCACCGGCTGCTGGGGATCTTCGGGGACCGTGCGACGGGGCACGCGTGCCGGGACTGGAAGGCGTTCGAGCCGCTCATCGGGCACAGCCGCAGCGCGCTGGTCCGCCGCCCCACGGCCCGGATCCGGCGCCTGCGGCCGGCGGAGATCGCCGACCTGCTCGAGGACGCCTCCCGGGACGAGGAACGCGAGATCCTCGGCGATGTCCGGCAGGACCCGGAGCTGGAGGCGGACGTCTTCGAGGAGTTGGAGGAGGACCGGGCCTCCCGGTTGCTCAACGCCCGCACCGACGAGGAGATCGCCGCCGTACTGGCGCGGATGCGGGCGGACGACGCGGCCGACGCCATCGACGATCTGCGGCAGGGCCGACGCCGTACCGTGCTGGAACTGCTGCCCGCCGGACAGCGCGCCAAGGTACTGACCCTGATGGGCTTCAACCCCGACAGCGCCGGGGGCCTGATGGGGATGGACTTCCTGACCCTGCCCCCGGACACGCCGGCGAGCGAGGCCGAGGCGGCGGTCCGGCGGGCGAGCCGGCTCCAGCCGGAGGCGCTGACCAGCGTCTACACCGCCGACGAGGAGGGACGACTGCTCGGCTGGGTCCGGCTGGTCACCGTCCTGCAGAGCGATCCCGCGGTACGGCTGGGCGAGGTGAGCGAGGCCGATCCCGTGCGCGTCGGCCCGGACACGGACCTGGTGGACGTGGCCCTGCTGATGACGGACTACAACCTGATCACCCTGCCGGTCGTGGACGACGAAGGGGTCCTGCTCGGCGTGATCACGGTCGACGACGTGCTGGAGGCGACACTGCCGGAGGACTGGCGGCGCCGGGAGGTGGCTCCGCCACCCGACGCCCACCGGACCGCCGAGGCCGGCGGTACCGCGGCGGTTGGCGGCATCACGGGGGCTGGCGGCATCACTGAGGCCGGCAGCCCCACGGGGGGCGGCGGCATCACTGAGGCCGGCAGCCCCACGGGGGGCGGCGGCATCACTGAGGCCGGCAGTACCACGGGGGTCGGCGGCACCGCTGAGGCCGGCAGTACCACGGGGGTCGGCGGCACCGCTGAGGCCGGCAGCGCCACGGGCCTGGAGGGGCGTGAGGAGCCCTCACCATGA
- a CDS encoding MFS transporter — MASDTTHSPSRPRWPAVLTAERARPEGIRSRPNAWWLAVATVCFGAFMGQLDASIVTLTYGSLRTEFHASLAAVEWVSLAYLLALVALLVPAGRLADAHGRKLLYLYGFAVFTLASAACGLAPSLAALVGFRVVQAAGAALMQANSVALVTTSAPRGRMRTALGVQAAAQALGLALGPTVGGALVSTLGWRWVFWVNVPVGVVALVSGHYLLPRTRARTKVARFDWAGLALLAVATTCALLGVSAASGLPVPAWGVVLLFGVAALAGWGFARRQRRTAAPLLDLALLRVRAVAFGLVGALSGYLVLFGPLVLVPVVLTARGASELTAGLVLTALPAGFALGATGGDRLLPRSLTDRGRCLAGAGVFLLATAALLAAPLTIAWLVPLLALVGVGLGTFTPANNALIMGAIPARSSGTGGGLVNMTRGLGTALGVALVTLALHLAAGGGTEAGARWSASILVAVSAVAVVSAWLGPDRGDHRRSLPGLGA; from the coding sequence ATGGCTTCGGATACGACGCACAGCCCGTCCCGTCCGCGCTGGCCCGCCGTGCTCACCGCGGAGCGGGCCCGCCCGGAGGGGATCCGGTCACGACCGAACGCCTGGTGGCTGGCCGTGGCCACGGTGTGCTTCGGGGCGTTCATGGGTCAGCTGGACGCGAGCATCGTGACGCTGACCTACGGCAGCCTGCGCACCGAGTTCCACGCCTCGCTCGCCGCGGTGGAATGGGTGTCGCTGGCGTATCTGCTGGCCCTGGTGGCGCTGCTGGTGCCGGCCGGGCGGCTGGCGGACGCGCACGGCCGCAAGCTGCTGTACCTGTACGGGTTCGCCGTCTTCACGCTGGCGTCCGCCGCCTGCGGACTGGCGCCCTCCTTGGCGGCGCTGGTGGGCTTCCGGGTGGTGCAGGCGGCCGGGGCGGCGCTGATGCAGGCCAACAGCGTCGCGCTGGTGACCACCAGCGCACCCCGCGGGCGGATGCGCACCGCGCTCGGCGTGCAGGCCGCCGCACAGGCGCTGGGGCTCGCCCTGGGGCCCACCGTGGGTGGCGCACTGGTGTCCACCCTGGGCTGGCGCTGGGTGTTCTGGGTGAACGTGCCGGTCGGAGTGGTCGCGCTGGTGAGCGGGCACTATCTGCTGCCTCGCACCAGGGCCCGCACCAAGGTCGCCCGCTTCGACTGGGCCGGACTGGCGCTGCTGGCCGTGGCGACGACCTGCGCGCTGCTCGGCGTGTCCGCGGCCTCCGGTCTGCCGGTGCCCGCCTGGGGTGTGGTCCTGCTGTTCGGGGTGGCGGCTCTGGCCGGCTGGGGCTTCGCACGACGTCAGCGGCGGACCGCCGCGCCCTTGCTCGATCTCGCTCTGCTGCGGGTGCGCGCGGTCGCGTTCGGGCTGGTCGGGGCACTCAGCGGATACCTCGTGCTGTTCGGCCCGCTGGTACTGGTGCCGGTCGTGCTGACCGCGCGGGGGGCCTCGGAGCTGACCGCGGGACTGGTGCTGACCGCGTTGCCCGCCGGGTTCGCCCTCGGCGCCACCGGCGGCGACCGGCTGCTGCCGCGTTCCCTGACCGACCGTGGCCGGTGCCTGGCCGGGGCCGGCGTATTCCTCCTCGCCACTGCCGCGCTCCTGGCCGCTCCCCTCACCATCGCCTGGCTGGTGCCGCTGCTGGCCCTGGTCGGCGTGGGGCTGGGGACGTTCACCCCGGCCAACAACGCCCTGATCATGGGCGCGATCCCGGCTCGTTCCTCCGGCACCGGTGGCGGCCTGGTCAACATGACCCGCGGTCTGGGCACCGCCCTGGGCGTGGCGCTGGTCACCCTCGCCCTGCATCTGGCGGCCGGCGGCGGAACCGAGGCCGGCGCCCGGTGGTCCGCGTCGATTCTGGTGGCGGTGTCGGCTGTCGCCGTCGTCTCGGCCTGGCTGGGGCCGGACCGGGGCGACCACCGCCGGTCCCTTCCGGGACTCGGGGCGTGA
- a CDS encoding STAS domain-containing protein, with translation MAAAHLPASPLVIRATDGRRAELALAGDIGTQALWLLEERLGAPPLSEADEWIVDMSEATHLDLACAYALLRVAARWPATALTIRGARRTVHRTLHHVGLDTVAVMEDLGMAED, from the coding sequence ATGGCAGCCGCGCATCTCCCGGCGTCGCCCCTGGTGATCCGGGCGACAGACGGCCGACGGGCCGAACTGGCACTCGCCGGGGACATCGGGACGCAGGCCCTGTGGCTACTGGAGGAACGACTCGGAGCCCCGCCGCTGAGTGAGGCCGACGAGTGGATCGTGGACATGAGCGAGGCCACCCACCTCGACCTCGCGTGCGCCTACGCCCTGCTGAGGGTCGCCGCGCGGTGGCCGGCGACCGCGCTCACCATTCGCGGAGCCCGGCGCACCGTGCACCGGACCCTGCACCACGTTGGGCTCGACACGGTCGCGGTGATGGAGGACTTAGGGATGGCGGAGGACTGA
- a CDS encoding DUF2637 domain-containing protein, whose amino-acid sequence MYDERIDHRSGHYSDYPGYPSRTGGYQGAGTGRHRGSAEFFTSPLEPPDAAWDPAEELAFMLQDAMEEHRPDILVARDEAPVTEPAPNIGTPLETLEAITAELPPLKAVARRHRKVRERKRPNVLRSTSHVIAALTAVIASSVSFFGGMVAYDPLRVVAVARMQDGIASWWPLLVYGPWLVASLSVLRAALHQRRAVHSWSVVLIFSSIAMLLCVLQAPRTIMDIAAAALPGLASLACFQQFVRQITLTRPPRRPSPRHRQPRTPHTETPSASTVRDTRRTATTARPAGGTARKRA is encoded by the coding sequence ATGTACGACGAACGTATCGATCATCGTTCCGGCCACTATTCGGATTATCCCGGTTACCCGAGCCGTACGGGCGGATACCAGGGGGCGGGCACCGGCCGGCACCGGGGCTCGGCGGAGTTCTTCACGTCTCCCCTGGAGCCGCCGGACGCGGCCTGGGACCCCGCCGAGGAACTGGCCTTCATGCTTCAGGACGCGATGGAGGAGCACCGGCCGGACATCCTCGTCGCCCGGGACGAGGCACCGGTCACCGAGCCCGCTCCGAACATCGGCACGCCCCTGGAGACCCTTGAGGCGATCACGGCGGAACTGCCTCCGCTGAAGGCGGTCGCCCGACGCCATCGAAAGGTCCGGGAACGCAAGCGTCCGAACGTCCTGCGGTCCACCAGTCACGTCATCGCCGCGCTGACCGCGGTGATCGCTTCCTCGGTGAGTTTCTTCGGCGGAATGGTTGCCTACGATCCCCTTCGCGTCGTGGCCGTGGCACGGATGCAGGACGGCATCGCGTCCTGGTGGCCCCTGCTGGTCTACGGTCCCTGGCTGGTCGCCTCGCTGTCCGTGCTGCGGGCCGCGCTGCACCAGCGCCGCGCCGTCCACTCCTGGAGCGTGGTGCTGATCTTCTCGTCCATCGCGATGCTTCTGTGCGTGCTGCAGGCACCCAGGACGATCATGGACATCGCTGCGGCCGCACTGCCGGGCCTGGCCTCCCTGGCCTGCTTCCAGCAGTTCGTGCGCCAGATCACCCTGACCCGCCCGCCCCGGCGCCCGTCGCCCCGCCACCGCCAGCCCCGCACCCCGCACACCGAGACCCCGTCCGCGTCCACCGTCCGCGACACCCGCCGCACCGCGACGACGGCGCGACCGGCCGGAGGCACGGCGCGCAAGAGGGCCTGA
- a CDS encoding type II toxin-antitoxin system VapB family antitoxin, with protein MIFKRIGNGRPYPDHGRESTRQWADVAPRPVRLDQLVTTKQQLDLETLLAEDSTFYGDLFAHVVKWQGDLYLEDGLHRAVRAALQQRQVLHARVLELD; from the coding sequence GTGATCTTCAAGCGCATCGGAAACGGCCGGCCGTACCCCGACCACGGCCGGGAAAGCACCCGGCAGTGGGCGGACGTCGCGCCGCGCCCGGTCCGCCTCGATCAGCTCGTGACCACCAAGCAGCAGCTCGACCTGGAGACCCTCCTCGCGGAGGACTCGACCTTCTACGGCGACCTCTTCGCGCACGTCGTGAAGTGGCAGGGCGACCTGTATCTGGAGGACGGCCTCCACCGCGCGGTACGGGCGGCGCTCCAGCAGCGCCAGGTGCTGCACGCGCGCGTGCTGGAGCTGGACTGA
- a CDS encoding NRAMP family divalent metal transporter, with protein sequence MLDDAHLGDIEGALGRIRLEEADSSRSLKRRLLTFLAIVGPGLIVMVGDNDAGGISTYAQAGQNYGYSLLWVLLLLIPVLIVNQEMVVRLGAVTGVGHARLINERFGRFWGWFSVGDLFVLNFLTIVTEFIGVSLALSYLGVDKYVAVPVAALALVAITATGSFRRWERAMLAFIAVSLLLVPLALMSHPSYGAAVHHLVVPGVRGGVTSEAVLLIIAIVGTTVAPWQLFFQQSNIIDKRITPRFVGHERADTVLGSLVVIGGAVAIVVVADYAVSGTAAAGHFTDALGVAEALGGHSRVLGVMFAVVLLDASIIGAAAVTLATSYAFGDVFNLRHSLHRSFREAKAFYGTYTGMVLLAAAIVLIPGAPLGLITTAVQALAGLLLPSASVFLLLLCNDRAVLGPWVNPRWLNVVASTIIAVLLMLSGILVATTLFPTLDTARVALWLTGVLVVGLLGAAVGLRVVHARRGTALPPPPRIPRPERESWRMPPLALLEPVVWSPGLKLGMSLLRGYLVIAALLLVVKAIQIG encoded by the coding sequence GTGCTGGACGATGCCCACCTCGGCGACATCGAAGGTGCCCTGGGACGTATCCGGCTGGAGGAGGCGGACTCCAGCCGCAGCCTGAAGCGCCGGCTGCTCACCTTCCTGGCGATCGTCGGCCCCGGCCTCATCGTGATGGTCGGCGACAACGACGCCGGCGGGATCTCCACGTACGCCCAGGCGGGCCAGAACTACGGCTACAGCCTGCTGTGGGTGCTCCTGCTCCTCATCCCCGTCCTCATCGTCAACCAGGAGATGGTGGTCAGGCTCGGCGCCGTCACCGGTGTCGGGCACGCCCGGCTGATCAACGAGCGCTTCGGCAGGTTCTGGGGCTGGTTCAGCGTCGGCGACCTGTTCGTGCTGAACTTCCTGACGATCGTCACCGAGTTCATCGGAGTCTCGCTCGCCCTGAGTTACCTCGGCGTCGACAAGTACGTCGCCGTGCCCGTCGCCGCCCTCGCCCTGGTCGCGATCACCGCCACGGGCAGCTTCCGGCGCTGGGAACGCGCGATGCTCGCCTTCATCGCCGTCAGCCTGCTGCTGGTGCCGCTGGCGCTGATGAGCCACCCGAGCTACGGAGCGGCCGTCCACCACCTGGTGGTCCCGGGCGTGCGAGGCGGGGTCACCTCCGAGGCCGTCCTGCTGATCATCGCGATCGTGGGTACGACCGTCGCCCCCTGGCAGCTGTTCTTCCAGCAGTCCAACATCATCGACAAGCGCATCACACCACGGTTCGTGGGCCATGAGCGCGCGGACACCGTGCTGGGGTCCCTCGTCGTGATCGGCGGTGCCGTCGCGATCGTCGTCGTGGCCGACTACGCCGTGAGCGGTACGGCCGCGGCCGGGCACTTCACCGACGCGCTGGGCGTCGCCGAGGCCCTGGGCGGGCACAGCCGCGTGCTGGGAGTGATGTTCGCCGTCGTGCTCCTGGACGCGTCGATCATCGGCGCCGCGGCCGTCACCCTGGCCACCAGCTACGCCTTCGGCGACGTGTTCAACCTGCGCCACTCCCTGCACCGCAGCTTCCGCGAGGCCAAGGCGTTCTACGGGACCTACACCGGGATGGTCCTGCTCGCCGCCGCCATCGTGCTGATCCCCGGTGCGCCCCTCGGACTGATCACGACCGCCGTTCAGGCCCTGGCGGGACTGCTCCTCCCCTCCGCGTCGGTCTTCCTCCTGCTGCTGTGCAACGACCGGGCGGTCCTCGGCCCCTGGGTCAATCCGCGCTGGCTCAACGTGGTGGCCTCGACCATCATCGCGGTGCTCCTGATGCTGTCCGGAATCCTCGTCGCGACGACCCTGTTCCCGACGCTGGACACCGCCCGGGTCGCGCTGTGGCTCACCGGTGTGCTGGTCGTGGGGCTGCTGGGCGCGGCCGTGGGACTGCGCGTCGTCCACGCCCGCCGGGGCACGGCCCTGCCTCCGCCTCCGAGGATCCCCCGCCCCGAACGCGAGAGCTGGCGCATGCCTCCCCTGGCGCTGCTGGAGCCGGTCGTCTGGTCCCCCGGACTCAAACTCGGAATGAGCCTGCTGCGGGGCTATCTGGTGATCGCCGCGCTGCTGCTGGTGGTCAAGGCCATCCAGATCGGCTGA